CTTCTGTGCTCTTTACTGATACATGCCCGGCCCACTTCAACTGCATTCTCAAGCACATCCATGGGAAGATCCTGAAGGTTAAATCGAACTTCACTCGTAAATCCGTTACCGGCTTTCGCTTGTTCGTACGTCTGCATCCGGTAAGTACCCACGATCTTCTGTGTTTCATTATCCACTACAATCAGATGGTGAGCCTGATCATCGTACTGATCCTTCTCTTTTCCGGCATCAAATTGAAAATTGCGCTGCAGCTCTTCTTTAAACACCTCATATCTGAGTCGCAACGCAGCATCAACTTCTTCCTCATTTTTAGCAAACTTAATGGTGTATTGCTGACTTTTAACTTCTTTTAGAACCCGATTTTTTATGAACAAAGCAGTACTAATTATTTATTATCGATATAACCAACGGATGGTAACAAATTTGACAAAAAATTGTATCAGAAATTATAAACTATCTCCGAATGAACGAAAATGATTACAAACGTTTTCTTCTATTCTCTGATAAATGGCCTATTTTTCACCCTTTAAAATTATTAATCTGACGTGAAATCGTAAAATAAATTATTCTTTTTTGAGCACAGCTGAAACCCAGAAGGGTCTATTTAAAGACGTCAATCTTTACATCATCTTTGGAGTGACACTCACTTCCGTAATGGGAGTGTCCAGTATAGCGCCTGCGTTTCCCTCTATTGCGCGCTCACTGGATGTAACAACAGATCAAATTGGTCTGCTTATTACATTTTTCACACTTCCGGGCATCTTTTTCACTCCCATTTTCGGGATCCTGGCCGACAGATACAATCGTAAGGTGATACTGATTCCCTCACTTTTTCTTTTTGGTATTGCCGGTACAGCCTGTGCATTTGCCACATCCTTCGATCAGCTTCTGCTTTTCAGGGCATTTCAGGGAGTTGGGAGTGCTGCGCTTGGAGTCCTCAATTTAACACTGATTGGAGATCTCTACTCCGGTAATCAGCGCGCTTCTGTGATGGGCTACAACGGCAGTGTGCTCAGTATTGGTACGGCTATGTATCCGGCAATTGGTGGTGCGCTGGCCATCTTAGGCTGGAATTACCCCTTTTTCCTCACCCTGATTGCGATTCCCGTTGGTCTCTTTGCACTTTTCTTTCTGGACCAAAAAATTGAAAAAAATGGATTGGGAATAAACCTTTATCTGAAAGAGATCAAATCGGCATTGATGTCAAAAATGGTGCTGGGTTTATTTATAGGTATGTTTTTGACCTTTATCATTCTCTATGGAGGCTACATCACATTCTTTACCATCCTGCTTGATGAGAAGTTTGAAAAGA
This portion of the Rhodohalobacter barkolensis genome encodes:
- a CDS encoding MFS transporter — encoded protein: MSTAETQKGLFKDVNLYIIFGVTLTSVMGVSSIAPAFPSIARSLDVTTDQIGLLITFFTLPGIFFTPIFGILADRYNRKVILIPSLFLFGIAGTACAFATSFDQLLLFRAFQGVGSAALGVLNLTLIGDLYSGNQRASVMGYNGSVLSIGTAMYPAIGGALAILGWNYPFFLTLIAIPVGLFALFFLDQKIEKNGLGINLYLKEIKSALMSKMVLGLFIGMFLTFIILYGGYITFFTILLDEKFEKSSLAIGIILSGSSLVTAVTSAQLGRLTKRFSEKNLISAAAILYTVIFLMIPMVENIWYFTLPIALFGVAQGMNIPSILNLLTGYAPKEYRAAFLSVNWMVMRIGQALGPYVLGLVYLYLSLDGTFYVTAIAGALFVVNSLTLIRTGKRKADLTTS